TGGATGCACCAGGGCCTGGAACTATGCCCATGGCTGATTGGCAGGAGCCCCTCGCCCCACCTGTTCGCCGGTGGCGTTCTTTGCCTAGTTCACCAGAGTTCTTGCATCAAGAGGCTTGTCCGTTTGTGGGCCGAGAAGAATCACTATCTGATGGGCCCCTACCACGCCTCAGTAGTCACAAGTACAGAGTAAGGGAGATCCCACCATTCCGAGCATCTGCCCTACCAGCTGCTCCAGCCCATGAAGCCATGGACTGCTCCAGTCCCCAGGAAGAAAACGGTTTTGGGCCCAGGTCTCAGGGGGCCAGTCCATGCCTTGCAGGTGCCCCTGAGGAGATGGAGGTAGAAGAAAGGCCAAGAGACTTGGCTCCAGTCCCCTTTTCTGTCTCAGGCATAGGCCTGAAAACCCAGGGAGAGCTGGATGGGTAAGGGGCATTAATCCCCACCTCACCTTGGGGATGGACCTTCAGCTGAAGCCACAGGGCCCCCTTGCTGCAGAGCCTTGACTCTTCCCTGGGGCCCACAGAGCAGGCAGGCTAAGCCAAGCCAGGCTCAACTTTGGGGTTCCCAGTGCCCAATGGCTATGTATGAGGTGAGGCAGCAGTGAGACACCTTCCTAGTTAGGGCAAACAGCTAATACCAAGCCTCTGAAATCCAGCAAGGAGCTCTGGCCCCCACCCAGACTTCCCCAGACAGGACCAGAGGACTCCTAGTTCTAGTGTGCACTGGCAGGCAGCTATTACCCCAGGTTCTTCTCCTATCCCGGGtctgtctcctttcctttcctggggCATATAAGCTAAAATGGATGGAACCTGGAGCTGACCAGGAGACCATAAAGGGCATGGCTATTTCTCAGACCTGAAGACTGGGGTGCTTCTTGCCAGAATGTTTAAGACACTTGAATAATTGCTGTTTGCACTTACTGCACGGTCAGACCACGTCACTACACTTTCTATGCAAGGGGAGGGCAAGGCAGAGTGGTGGTCATGGCTCTCAGCTAACCTATTCAAAGATCTTTTCCAGTTGATTAAtctattttcatatttatgaAGGAGTCTTAATGTTCTGCCCTATAAAACTTTCAACTTTGTGTTGGGAGTAGGGCTGGTTTTGTAGGCCCTAGGGCCTGCTCTATGTATTTGTCAACACGTGATACACCCAGTTGGTTAAATGGTTTATACGTGGACtgatttcttccctttctgcTACAGCCGGAGCTATGGGAAGAGTCTGTCCTTATAGAGCCGCAATAAGAAATAACCAAAGATGAAGCTGgtcaaatattttcatatcttgtttctgttgatttttttttttttttgaaactttccCAGGACACtttgagatttaaaaatgaataaagtctgTGTTACAGGTGCTGGTCAGCCTTCTTACTTGTATCCTTGTTCCTCATCCTCTGGAGTAAAGACAAAGGTCCAGGAGTGATGCAGCAGTATCTCTGCCAGGACCCTGTCCCCGTCCCCTAGTAGTTGGGAGTAGGACACTCACAGGCTAGAGGGATCCAGACCCCTCTGTTCCACCCTCAGCTTCTCTTCCTGGGCCCTGAGTGCTGGGTAGAAGTTGGGTCAGCTGCTGCCCCAAGCCAGCTTCATCTTCTGGTTGTGGGCTTTGGAAGAACGGGAGAACTGGCTCTTAGCCACTGTGAGGGGGACAGCTTTGCCACTCAGGTATACCTTGTTGTGGCATTCAGGTAGCCATGGTTCAGAGTTACAGGGCTGGGGTCCTTGGCCCACTCCCACGTAGGCCATCACGTAACCTGTCATAAAGGCATCGAAACCAGCCCGATGCAATCCATCCCCAGGCACTGGGTTAGGATTGACTTGACTCTCTGGAGCTTCCGAGCTGGCCATGTCAGCTGTGTCAGGCCTTGCTGCTCTCTGCTCCATCTCCAAGTCATTTTTGTGACCTTGCTTAGAGCCAGGTTGGTTCCCAGTCTCATCCTCAGGCACCTCCTGCTCAATTTCCTCAGGCTTGAGGCCAACCCTACAGACCTGCTTGGTGGGAGGACCATCCTCGGTTTCCCCAGAAGTCTGTTTCTCAGGCAGGCCCAACAAAGACCTCCGCCGTTTCTCTCTACGTCGTCGCCGTCGCCTCTTGTCCTCCACCACAGCTTCATCAGTGTCAATGATAAGGTCAATATCATGGGACCGAGGACACTGTGGTCCCAGGGGGCACCAGCCATAGGCCTAGAGGTAGGAAAAAAGCTTAGAGAGGGGTTCCAGGCATCAAACGTCCCTCCCCCAGGAAATGGGCAGGTGCTCTCACCGAGAAGTTGTCACAGATGCTGGTGGAATGAATACGGTAGGTTGCAGGGGGCATGCAGCAGCGGTAGTCAATATGGGCCCTCATGCTAGAAGGATAGCTGCAGAACTCCAGGGTGAGGTGTGGGCTGCCAGCTGCCCGCTGCTTCCCATTTTCCCGCTCACTGTAACATCGCAAGAGGGTATTGGTCCACTAgcatataagctccatgagagtaggggtttctgtctgttttgttcactgctgaaccctcagcacctaaaacagtgcctggcacatgataggtgctcactaaatatcTTAAGTGAATGAAATAGTCAAGCTTATACCAGGCCCCACCCCATTCTCTCAACCAGTTCCTCACCATTTCCGGAAGGCATATTCTAGGTAGGAGGCCACGAAGCGGGCGTGAAACTCAGCAGCATATTTGGTGTCATAAATGCCAGCTGGGAACATTTCACATAGGTCAGCAGTAAAGGTACCCAAGCTCTCAGGCAGGTGTGCATAGAAGTTCTGGTACAGGAACACCAAGTCTATAAGACCGTTGTGTAGTACCAGGGGCCGGCGGGCCCGGATTAGCTCCAGGAATAGAGTCCTCACTGATTGGCTCTGGCTCTCATCACCCTGGGTGGAAAGAAAGGGGTCATCAGGAAGGACAGAGTCCCCTAGGGAGCCTTGCAGGACACTTATCCCAGGGTCCCTCACCTGGAAAGCTCTCCCTTGCTTTCACCTAATTCAATGCTATTCACCAGTGTAACAGTGTTGTTTCCCCAGCTCTGTCACTAGTGATTCCCCATACTCCCTAAGAAGCAGATCCTCCCCATGCACCCAGCCTAGAGTAGTAAGAAATGAAGTCACAGAAGGGGCAGTCTCTAGGCTGGAGGCCTACCTTGTCATTGCCCTTGTGGTAGGGGATACCCTGGGCGTACTGCTGGTTGAAGTTGAAGCCATGCTGTACCAGGAACTGCACAGACTTTGGTTCTATGACATACTCTTCCATGCACAGCAGGGTCAGATTGAACACCTGGGCCAGGTATGAGTGTTCAccctgggagaggaagagattCTGCTACATCCAGCCTTGGGAGAAAAAAACCTCATAGCTGATGTTCCCCAGGATCTcaaccctcctccccccagccacAGACCTGGGATGCAGGTGAGATCAGCCCATACCTTGTCTGGCTGCTGCTTGAAGCAGGCGAGGCCCAGGGAGAGGATAGAACGGGTCCTGGCAGCATGACACACGGCCTTGTAACGTTCCTCGATGCACCTTGGGGTTGGGtttgggggtggctgtggctggGAGTTAGCTTCATGAAAGACCCAAACCACCCAGGACTGTGACCTCCACTACAGGGTTGAGGTCTGCCCCTCCTTCCAAGGCTAGGACTAAAGAGATCAGGGCTTATACTTACTGGTTCAGCAAACTCTTCCTGTCCCCAAGCCCACTCAGTTCCTATGGCGCAGTAAAGGGAGAGTTGTGTTAGGTCCACAGTATCAGCCCTTTCACAACCACCTGCTCTCCCAACTCCCAACTCTCACCGTGTCCACAGCCACAAAGCTAGACGTCTTTATGGCCAGCAGGAGGGATGGCCACATCTCCTTGAAGTTGTCACTTTGCACATCCACCACGGGAACCTGGACTACTAGCTCCTCCCCAGATTTTGTGCTTTGGCTGGCACCACCTGGGGATAAGGAGGGTGACGGATGTTAATGCTCAGGCAAGGGCCTAAGAAAAAAGATACCAAGCTAGGCcatggctgggggcaggggcagttTCCTTCAAGGCAAGAAATGGCAGCTTTCTCCTCAAGCGTATCACATATGCTCTATACACAGGCCTTGGAGTGaacagtgtcctgaatttggggAGAGAAAGCCTGGGTCTTCCAGTGGCTTATGTGAGACTCTGGGAAAATTTCTTCCCCCTCAGCATCAAAACCTGTAAAAGAGGAAGGTAGGACTAGATGATCTGTGAGGTTCCTTTTCCTCACATCCTGCAGGAAATAGTTTGCAAGGCTTGATGATTTCAGCCCCTTTACTATCCCAAAGGCTCTATACTACTGTTCATGGCCACAAGCGGCGGCAGTAGCCAGTATGCCCCAGAGCCTGATAAATAACGCCCCAACACGTCCCACTTCCTGTGGACCACAACTCCCAACCTCCCTAACTTAACAGAGCCATGAACTCCAGACTACATCTCCCGACATGCCCCCACATGCCCTGCGCCCAAGACTCTAGGCTTTTGCAGGCGGAACTGTGGTGCACACCGGGACTTGTAGTCTCCTCGTGGCTGGTTCAGAAAGAAGGCGCTATTCCTCTGAAACTTGAGATCGGTTTCTTAGAACTACGAGCCCGAGACCCTCCCCCCACCGGACCGCACAGGCTTTTAAAGCGGCCCCTGGGAAGCCACTCACCGTCAGAGACGGCTGGAGCTGAGGCTGCGCCATCGTCACCGTCGGCGGCCATGACACCGAGGTCCCTCGCTTGTATAGTCAGTGTGCACGCGGGACTTCCTCTTCGTCTCCTCACTCCGCTCCTGCAGTCGGGGACGGGGCGGAGCTTCGCCCCCGGAGTCGCCGACCGGTCGGACTTCCGTTCAGACCTCCCGGGTCTGGCGCGGTGGAGCCAGCCTGGCGCGCGCTAGGAGCCTATTGGCTGGCGTGGGCCGGTTCACCGCCCGGATTGGCCGGAGCCACGCCCCCTGGAGTTCGTCTGGGAGCTGGGCGCTGGAGATCGCGCAGGAGGTAATTTTTTCTCTGCGTACAACGCAATTGGAACGTGGGCCTTCGCGTTACCCTGTCTTCATCGATTCGGCCCCGGGGTGGGGATCCCCAGAGGATGTGGCGCTGCCTGAGCTAAGCTTAAAGCACGCGTAGGAGTTATACAAAGACTGGGGAGTGTAGGGGAAGGAAGGATATTTGGGAAGGGGCAAGCTGCCAGGGAGGGTGGAGAGCTCACGGCGTTCcaggaagtgaaagaagccgggaCGGAGACAGGAGATGAGGCTGCGGAGGTTGAGAGCGACCGGCTAGCAGGAACACTTTTGAAACAATCCGTGCGCGTGGTAATAAGGATTTGAATTAAGCCTCCGGTAGGGACAGATTGTAAGTAATTAGGAGATATAGTTGACCTTGAGGGGTTTTGGACATGATTCCTGCTACCGTGAGTGTTGTCCCTACCGTAGACTAGCCCTTTCCCAAGGGCTCTGCTTCCCACCAAGGACTCTCAACCCTTTATCTCTTTGATTATTTGCTGTTTCCAGTCCATCTTCAACCTTTCTCTCGAGtcttttcattattctgaattgtttggATTTTTCCCATTCTGGAAAAAGGGGAACCTCCTTTTACTCTACCCCATCCCAAATTAGTTTAACAAGTATTATATACAATTTGCCTGGCACCGTGCTCGGCTCTGGGGACACAACAGCCAACAAAAGATACCCAGTCCTAGCTTATATGGAGTTTTACAGTTAAGTGGGGGAAGCAGACACTGATCAAAGAATCACAAATAAATATGGAATTAAAATTGGTATAAGAGCAACAATGGAGAAGTACACAAGAGGGTAAGACTGGGGGGGATCTGATTTGGACATTTAAGTCAAGACCTGAAAAATGACTGTTAGGTAAAACATAGAAGAGCTCTTCAAGCAGAGGAAATGGACTGGGTGAGGCCTCAAGGAGGACAGACACTTGGGGATTTTGAACCAACTATTTCAGGACAACATAGTTGTTCCGTAGTGAGCGAGGGGGATGGGGCTTGTTGGAGCCTACAAAGCTTATGTTAAGAGGATTGGCTTTTAAGAGAAATGGGTGTGACAGCCAAAGCCCTCTCCAGTGGCCTACAAGGTACTTGTAGTCCTGGGCTCTCCACTTtctttacctctctgacctcatcaaCTCCTCACCCTTTCCTCATTCCATTCTAACCATGCTGGCTTCCTCATTGTTCTACAAACACCAGGCAACctccttagggcctttgcactagctTCTTAGGATTCCTTTCCCACAGGTATCCATTCACATGGCTAACTCCTTCAACTGCTTTAAGTCATTGGCCAAATATCACTTTAATAAGGCCCACCTTGACCACCTTCTTTAAAATTGCAACACTCCCACACCCCTACCCACCCATCCCCTTCACTGCTCTACTTTTCCTCTTTATGTTAGTATTTATCACCTAACATCCTATATAATTTACTGATTGTATGCATTATTTATTTCCCATTAGACCCTaagctctgggacttccctggtggtccagtggttaagactccatgctcccaatgcaggggacacgggttcaatccccggtcggggaactaagattctgcatgccacacagtgtggccaaaaaataaaataaaccatctATAGACttcaaataatgaaattaaaaataataataatataaactcCAGGAGCCTTTGATGTTTTATTTACTGAAGTATTCCAAGTACCTAAAactgctccataaatatttgtttaatgagttAATGGGAAGCTCTTGaaggttttaagtaaaaaagtgACATGATCATGTCTTAAAAGATTGTTTTAGTCTTTAGAGAACGGATTGTAGAATGAATGATGGAAGTCAGCGAGTTTGGTTAAGGAAGATTGGCTAGGAAGTGGAGGGGGTGGGTCTTGTGGAAGGGattggaggagggggagggaacatTCCTCCATATAATGGGATAAAGGACAAGGAAAGTGCAGATGGAGGTACGTttgtacattcattcattcttttctcgGAAGGAGGAAGCAATCTCTTGATGAAAATGAGGTGTGAATTAAAAAGTTTGAGGAGAGAGTTTGAACCAGAGGCTCAGCAGGGACTGCAGTATAGCCAGGTGCAAGCTCTGCAGGCAGACCTTCGGAGTTTGAATCGAAAAGTTGCTTAATCACAAGCCTGTTTCCTTATAACTGAAATGAAGGTAATCCTAGAACATACCTCATGGAGTTGTCAGGAGATTGAGAAATCtggtaaagcacttagcatagggTCTGACATATAACACTGACTAACTGTTAGCTACTGTTCTGTTAGGCAGCCAGAACAATAAGGGAAGAGTGAAGATCAACCAGATGTGTTTTCTCATTCATTACTAATGGATAGGCGGCTATGATCTACTAAATCAGGAGATTAGGAATAAAAATAGCTCATCCCCGTGCCCGccctgcctcccccgccccccccccccgccccccgccacagTTTGCCATCTTCTCTCGGGCAAATCTTTCCCCTCTCTGATCcttggtttctccttttttttttccctctttgcatTTTATGCTTTAAATCATTATCACAGAGGTTTCTCCTTTCCATAGAATGAGGGTTTGGACTAGATGATTACTAAATGCTGTTTCAGTGTAAATGTGCTACATCTCTAAGCAGATAAACCTCCTACCTACACCTGTACTCCCAGGGATACACAGGTGCTCCCGCACAGGAGGCTTTGGTCCTTGACtcagcccagccctggcctcttattttgtttatgtctCCAAGACTATACTAATGCTGGTTCCTCTGAGGCCACTTGCAGGACCTCAGCCCTACTGGTCATACCTCAGTGCCACAGGCAGCCAAGAGCAAACCCATGAGCATCTGGGGAGTGCTTGGAGAAAAGCTAGACACTTTATATGAatggtgtggggagggaggtagCTTTACCTTCTGCGGGGCCCTAAGATTCAGCCTCATGGCGACTGACTACTTTGGCTGGGCCTTTCCTTTCTAGTCAATCATGAGGAAGCCACGAGCAGCTGTGGGAAGTCGAAGTCGTTGCAGGAAGCAGGCATCCagccaggagggaagggagaaacgTGCCCTCAGCAGCAGCCAGGCCAAGCCGTCTGCACCTGACGGTGAGGAGCTTGGTCTTAGAGACTCAGGGGCTGGTTTAATTGGCCATGAAAGGGGACAGATTCAGGCTGGGAAGGGAGCATGGTATGTATCAAGGCATTAAGGAACTAATTAAGGTTCTAATTCTGACTTTCCTCTGTGGCTTTGGGATAATTGCTCTGAATAGCTGCTTTCTTACCAGTGACATGGCGTAGTAGTCTGTGCATTTCCTTCCTCACTTGGCTCTCATGGGATCAAATGAGTTTATCAACCTGTCAGTGTTTTGTAAATGGGAAGGCCCTGCACAGGTATATATTATGCTTAGCTGAAACATGGATTTTCATTATGACCCAGAGACAAAGGAGCCAGGGGTATCACCCTGGGAAATGAAGGCCAGAAACTTGGCTAAGGCTACCCACGGCTAGAGACTCCAGGTCCCAAGCTTAAGCaagggcttgggggtgggggaagctttAAGTGGAACAGACTGAAACCAGGCCACAGTGCCCCAGATTGCTGGTGCACAGCCTGTGCAAGGACGATCCCTGAGTTTTCTGAGGCTCCAGCAGGCCTGGCCAGGCAGCAGGAGGAGGTGAGATTGCAGGCCCCTGTCTCCCCGTACCATCTATTCAGAGACACAGCTGAGGTGACAGTCTTCCGGAAGAGCCTGCTGAGCTGGTATGACCGAGAGAAGCGGGACCTACCCTGGAGAAGGCGGGTAggtgggtgaggggtggggatggtggagtGGGGGAGGCTGGTGCCCAGCCCCCTCCACACTAACTGCCCATCTGGAatttcattggcaggtggagggTGAGGTGGACCTGGACAGGCGGGCATACGCTGGTGAGTACATCTCCTGAGAGCAGGGCTGCTTTGCCTGGACGCTCTCAGGTCTGGGTCTGTGGGCTAGGAGCAGGGCTGGTTAGCCGTGTCCTCATACCAACCCCTCTTCCCCAGTGTGGGTCTCAGAGGTCATGCTGCAGCAGACCCAGGTTGCCACGGTGATCGACTATTATAACCGATGGATGCAGGTGACTTCAGGGAATGAAGGGGAGGGTCATGGTCCAGACCCCAGATGACTCCTTTGGGGTGGGAATAAAGAAGGCTTCTTCCACCTCCTTCACCTTTGGCTTCATCTCTTTTTGCCTGCCTTCGGGCTGTAGAAGTGGCCAACGCTGCAGGACCTGGCCAGTGCTTCCCTGGAGGTGAGAGCCACCCTAAGGTCGGGGAATGGGGACTACTGAGGACCGACCTCTGAtccctctgacctctgaccccacCCACAGGAGGTAAACCAGCTCTGGGCTGGCCTGGGCTATTACTCTCGAGGCCGGCGGCTACAGGAAGGAGCCCGGAAGGTAAGAGGGTGGCGGGGGGCGTGGGAGCCCCGGGGCCTCAGGTATCTTATAACCTTAAGCCTTCGCATCCCAATCAGGTGGTAGAGGAGCTAGGGGGCCACATGCCACGTACAGCAGAGACCCTGCAGTGGCTCCTGCCTGGTGTGGGGCGGTACACAGCCAGAGCCATTGCTTCCATTGCCTTTGGCCAGGTGAGCCCATAGCCCACCCCCATATTGTGTGTGcccaccttccctcctcccagaccAGGCTGACTCCTGgactcctctgtgccaggcaacCGGTGTGGTGGATGGGAACGTAGTACGGGTGCTATGCCGTGTCCGAGCCATTGGTGCTGATCCCAGCAGCACCCTTGTTTCCCAGCAGCTCTGGTAGGATATTGGAGTAATGGGGGAGATTGGGAGAGTTGTCTCCAAAGGATCTTTGGCTCACAGCAACGTTCCCTTCTTGTAGGAGCCTAGCCCAGCAGCTGGTGGAGCCAGCCCGGCCAGGAGACTTTAATCAAGCAGCCATGGAGCTGGGGGCCACAGTGTGCACCCCGCAGCGCCCGCTCTGCAGCCAGTGCCCTGTGCAGAGCCTGTGCCGGGCACACCAGAGGGTGAGCCAGCTGGGGAAGGGGCAGTCAGGGGTCCTAGGGAGTGACCCCTGCCCCGTGACATCCTGCCCTGTCTCTGACTCTCAGGTGGAGCGGGAGCAGCTCTCAGCCTCACGGAGCCCGCCAGGCAGTCGTGACGTGGAGGAGTGTGGTGAGTGCCAGCCCTAGCCCTTCCCTGTACTGTCGAGGAGCTGCCTGTGGCCGCCTCATTCCATTTCATTCTACAGTCTGAGTAAGATTCTACAGAGCTGGGCCAAGGCCTGCTGTCTGGGCTTGGCACCTAAGCCCACGTGGCCTGAGTGGGGCTCTTGGATCTCTGTTCCCAGCTCCCAACACTGGACAGTGCCAGCTGTGTGCGCCTCCCACAGAGCCCTGGGACCAGACCCTGGGAGTGGCCAACTTTCCCAGAAAGGTCAGTCGCAGGCCCCCCAGGGAGGAGTGCTCTGCCACCTGTGTTCTGGAGCAGCCCAGGGCCCTTGGGGGTGCCCGAATTCTGCTGGTGCAGAGGCCCAACTCAGGTACCTTGATCCTCGGAGTGCAGGGAGGTGGCATGAgcaacaaggaagaaatagaggcATCAGTAGCTAAGGCCTAACAGATACCTGGCTGCCCTCCCTCTCAGGTCTGCTGGCAGGACTGTGGGAGTTCCCATCTGTGACCGCAGAGCCCTCAGGGCAGCACCAGCGCAAGGCCCTGCTGCAGAAACTGCAGAGTTGGGTTGGGCCCGTCCCGGCCACCCGCCTTCGGCACCTGGGACAGGTGAGTGAGCAGAGGAGGGGCCAGGAATGATGGCTTCTGTGGCCACATCCGCAGGTCTGTTTCAGCCTCTTGACGCTCCCCCCAGGTGGTCCACACCTTCTCTCACATCAAGCTGACATATCAAGTATACGGTCTGGCCCTGGAAGAACAGACCCCAGTGGCCATTGTACCACCTGGAGCTCGCTGGCTGACCCGGGAGGAGTTTCACACCGCTGCTGTCTCCACCGCCATGAAAAAGGCACTACCTTTGTTGTCTTCGTTGTACTTTTTGTGTTTCCTACATGTTCTAAGTGAACCTGTTACTatgtaagcaaacaaaaaagcatattttaaacaAAGGTGCTGGGGTATGAAGTTGAGGGCTCTTTGGGGTCAGATGCCAGCCCTGcactttcctcctctcttcttgTCTAGGTGTTCCGTGTATACGAGGGCCAGCAGCCAGGGACCTGCAAGGTGAGTGTCTTGGCCCTCACCCAGCCATCTCTCTCCAGGACCAAATCCACAGGTTTTCAGTGAGGCAAATGATGCACGTTTGGGTGAACAGTCTCCATGACAGACTTCACTGGGGCGAGAGAAATAGTTCTTGACCAGACTTTACAATCTGGGTCCAGGGTAGAGAGGGGACAAGAGCAAATGATGGAGACAGTAGTGTCACAGGTGTGTGAAATGTTTGTACAAGATTTTGTGGGATATGAAGTGGGGAGCTATCATTTTTATCTAGGAGGCAAGAATCAGGAATGGCTGCTTGGAAGGAGTGGCTGGTAACCTGGGTCCTGGAAATGAATTGTTTTCTCCAGGTTTGGAAGGGGAATCAGCTGTAAAGACGTTCTTTCCAGGCCCAAGAGTAGTGTGAGCAAAGGTGGGGTACAGTACAGTCTGCAGCGCTCAAGGAGCTGTGAGCATTTGGTTTAGTTGGAGCGGTGAGCAGGGCCTGCCCAGGCCAGTCAGGAACGTGAACGCCAGGCCACTGAAGCATTTTAGGTGGAGGGAGGAGTCATCTTTGCATCTTAGGAAGACTGCCTCAGTctgcctttttaaattaattaattaatttctggctgcgttgtgtcttcgttgctgtgttcgggctttctctagttgcagcgagtgggggctactctctgttgcggtgcgggcttctcatcgcggtggcttctctcgttttgagcacgggctctagggctttaggtgtgcgggcttcagtagttgtggctcgcgggctctagagtgcaggctcagtagttgtggcgcacgggcttagttgctccgcggcatgtgggatcttcccggaccagggctcgaacccatgtccccggcattggcaggcggattcttaatcactgcgtcaccagggaagtcctcaggcTGCCTTTTAGAGAGTTGATCGAAGAGTTAGATACTGGTAACAGGATGGAAGCTTTACAATATAAGGCTAGAATCTGAGCTAGATCagtggtgtggggggaggggtggaaggagaAGATTCTTTGTTGCCCCCTCAGTACCTCCTTCCTTCGGCTTCTGCACAGGGTTCCAAAAGATCCCAGGTGTCCACCCTGTCCAGATGGAAAAAGCCCAGCGCAGGCCAGCAAGTCCTGGATAGTTTCTTTCGGCCCCACATCCCCTGCTGATGCACCCAGCCTCAACAGTGCAACACAGTGATGCCTCTGGAAGCCCCCACCCCCTGAGAATCCTGTTTAATAAAGTGCTGATTTTTGTAGTCATTCTGGAGACTTTCCACCTTCTCCTTAGCCCCCTCACTCCTCACCTCTGAGGGACCCAGGAAGTGGTAAAGTCCTGCTTGGTCGTGACTTCCAC
The sequence above is drawn from the Tursiops truncatus isolate mTurTru1 chromosome 1, mTurTru1.mat.Y, whole genome shotgun sequence genome and encodes:
- the MUTYH gene encoding adenine DNA glycosylase isoform X3; amino-acid sequence: MRKPRAAVGSRSRCRKQASSQEGREKRALSSSQAKPSAPDGLARQQEEVRLQAPVSPYHLFRDTAEVTVFRKSLLSWYDREKRDLPWRRRVEGEVDLDRRAYAVWVSEVMLQQTQVATVIDYYNRWMQKWPTLQDLASASLEEVNQLWAGLGYYSRGRRLQEGARKVVEELGGHMPRTAETLQWLLPGVGRYTARAIASIAFGQATGVVDGNVVRVLCRVRAIGADPSSTLVSQQLWSLAQQLVEPARPGDFNQAAMELGATVCTPQRPLCSQCPVQSLCRAHQRVEREQLSASRSPPGSRDVEECAPNTGQCQLCAPPTEPWDQTLGVANFPRKVSRRPPREECSATCVLEQPRALGGARILLVQRPNSGLLAGLWEFPSVTAEPSGQHQRKALLQKLQSWVGPVPATRLRHLGQVVHTFSHIKLTYQVYGLALEEQTPVAIVPPGARWLTREEFHTAAVSTAMKKVFRVYEGQQPGTCKGSKRSQVSTLSRWKKPSAGQQVLDSFFRPHIPC
- the MUTYH gene encoding adenine DNA glycosylase isoform X2; translated protein: MRKPRAAVGSRSRCRKQASSQEGREKRALSSSQAKPSAPDGLARQQEEVRLQAPVSPYHLFRDTAEVTVFRKSLLSWYDREKRDLPWRRRVEGEVDLDRRAYAVWVSEVMLQQTQVATVIDYYNRWMQKWPTLQDLASASLEEVNQLWAGLGYYSRGRRLQEGARKVVEELGGHMPRTAETLQWLLPGVGRYTARAIASIAFGQATGVVDGNVVRVLCRVRAIGADPSSTLVSQQLWSLAQQLVEPARPGDFNQAAMELGATVCTPQRPLCSQCPVQSLCRAHQRVEREQLSASRSPPGSRDVEECAPNTGQCQLCAPPTEPWDQTLGVANFPRKVSRRPPREECSATCVLEQPRALGGARILLVQRPNSGLLAGLWEFPSVTAEPSGQHQRKALLQKLQSWVGPVPATRLRHLGQVCFSLLTLPPGGPHLLSHQADISSIRSGPGRTDPSGHCTTWSSLADPGGVSHRCCLHRHEKGVPCIRGPAARDLQGFQKIPGVHPVQMEKAQRRPASPG
- the MUTYH gene encoding adenine DNA glycosylase isoform X5 encodes the protein MTERSGTYPGEGGWRVRWTWTGGHTLKWPTLQDLASASLEEVNQLWAGLGYYSRGRRLQEGARKVVEELGGHMPRTAETLQWLLPGVGRYTARAIASIAFGQATGVVDGNVVRVLCRVRAIGADPSSTLVSQQLWSLAQQLVEPARPGDFNQAAMELGATVCTPQRPLCSQCPVQSLCRAHQRVEREQLSASRSPPGSRDVEECAPNTGQCQLCAPPTEPWDQTLGVANFPRKVSRRPPREECSATCVLEQPRALGGARILLVQRPNSGLLAGLWEFPSVTAEPSGQHQRKALLQKLQSWVGPVPATRLRHLGQVVHTFSHIKLTYQVYGLALEEQTPVAIVPPGARWLTREEFHTAAVSTAMKKALPLLSSLYFLCFLHVLSEPVTMCSVYTRASSQGPARVPKDPRCPPCPDGKSPAQASKSWIVSFGPTSPADAPSLNSATQ
- the MUTYH gene encoding adenine DNA glycosylase isoform X1 encodes the protein MRKPRAAVGSRSRCRKQASSQEGREKRALSSSQAKPSAPDGLARQQEEVRLQAPVSPYHLFRDTAEVTVFRKSLLSWYDREKRDLPWRRRVEGEVDLDRRAYAVWVSEVMLQQTQVATVIDYYNRWMQKWPTLQDLASASLEEVNQLWAGLGYYSRGRRLQEGARKVVEELGGHMPRTAETLQWLLPGVGRYTARAIASIAFGQATGVVDGNVVRVLCRVRAIGADPSSTLVSQQLWSLAQQLVEPARPGDFNQAAMELGATVCTPQRPLCSQCPVQSLCRAHQRVEREQLSASRSPPGSRDVEECAPNTGQCQLCAPPTEPWDQTLGVANFPRKVSRRPPREECSATCVLEQPRALGGARILLVQRPNSGLLAGLWEFPSVTAEPSGQHQRKALLQKLQSWVGPVPATRLRHLGQVVHTFSHIKLTYQVYGLALEEQTPVAIVPPGARWLTREEFHTAAVSTAMKKALPLLSSLYFLCFLHVLSEPVTMCSVYTRASSQGPARVPKDPRCPPCPDGKSPAQASKSWIVSFGPTSPADAPSLNSATQ
- the MUTYH gene encoding adenine DNA glycosylase isoform X4, whose translation is MRKPRAAVGSRSRCRKQASSQEGREKRALSSSQAKPSAPDGLARQQEEVRLQAPVSPYHLFRDTAEVTVFRKSLLSWYDREKRDLPWRRRVEGEVDLDRRAYAEVANAAGPGQCFPGGGKPALGWPGLLLSRPAATGRSPEDQADSWTPLCQATGVVDGNVVRVLCRVRAIGADPSSTLVSQQLWSLAQQLVEPARPGDFNQAAMELGATVCTPQRPLCSQCPVQSLCRAHQRVEREQLSASRSPPGSRDVEECAPNTGQCQLCAPPTEPWDQTLGVANFPRKVSRRPPREECSATCVLEQPRALGGARILLVQRPNSGLLAGLWEFPSVTAEPSGQHQRKALLQKLQSWVGPVPATRLRHLGQVVHTFSHIKLTYQVYGLALEEQTPVAIVPPGARWLTREEFHTAAVSTAMKKALPLLSSLYFLCFLHVLSEPVTMCSVYTRASSQGPARVPKDPRCPPCPDGKSPAQASKSWIVSFGPTSPADAPSLNSATQ